A window of Natrinema versiforme contains these coding sequences:
- a CDS encoding DUF2110 family protein produces MVVLATKLYVEGDARERSLDSLRSLVANEIGELDVEFEIGIRHDDFPSVTIEGEDATVARNVLREEFGEIVPDLEAGETYVGTLESWDEDGFVLDAGQGDGVRIPTDELGLGPGSATQIRERYGLVQHLPLRFVYGGDGEEPSRLAEDEQDRLYEWTRGDGRLNVNSATRAEVRATLNRAGHAQDYVTVERLGLLEQSVICTENTDPPGLLASVGEYLPAELRCVVP; encoded by the coding sequence ATGGTCGTACTCGCAACCAAACTGTACGTCGAAGGCGACGCTCGAGAGCGCTCGCTGGATTCGCTGCGCTCGCTGGTGGCAAACGAGATCGGCGAACTCGACGTCGAGTTCGAGATCGGCATCCGCCACGACGACTTCCCGTCGGTAACGATCGAAGGCGAGGACGCTACCGTTGCGCGAAACGTCCTTCGCGAGGAGTTCGGCGAAATCGTCCCCGACCTCGAGGCCGGCGAGACCTACGTCGGCACGCTCGAGTCGTGGGACGAGGACGGGTTCGTCCTCGACGCCGGGCAGGGAGACGGCGTGCGGATCCCGACCGACGAACTCGGGCTCGGTCCGGGGTCGGCGACGCAGATCCGCGAGCGCTACGGGCTGGTCCAGCACCTGCCCCTGCGGTTCGTCTACGGCGGCGACGGCGAGGAGCCGTCGCGGCTCGCCGAGGACGAGCAGGATCGCCTCTACGAGTGGACCCGCGGCGACGGCCGACTCAACGTCAACAGCGCGACCCGGGCCGAGGTCCGAGCGACGCTCAACCGCGCCGGCCACGCACAGGACTATGTGACCGTCGAACGGCTCGGCCTGCTCGAGCAGAGCGTCATCTGTACGGAAAACACCGATCCGCCGGGGCTGCTCGCGAGCGTGGGCGAATACCTCCCGGCCGAACTCCGCTGTGTCGTCCCTTAG
- the tfe gene encoding transcription factor E yields the protein MAFEDLLEDPVIQKYLHELVGPKGMPVAAAPPDGEVTDEELAEELDLELNDVRRALFILYENDLATYRRLRDEDSGWLTYLWTFEYDNIPENLEEEMYRLHEALDERREYERNHEFYLCEICSIRFEFGEAMDFNFECPECGSPLESMDNNRLVTAMDDRLDALEDELNIDADA from the coding sequence ATGGCTTTTGAGGACCTGCTCGAGGACCCGGTGATCCAGAAATATTTGCACGAGCTGGTCGGTCCCAAGGGGATGCCCGTCGCGGCGGCACCCCCGGACGGGGAAGTGACCGACGAGGAGCTCGCCGAGGAGCTCGACCTCGAGTTGAACGACGTGCGGCGCGCGCTGTTCATTCTCTACGAGAACGATCTCGCCACGTATCGGCGACTGCGCGACGAGGACTCGGGGTGGCTGACCTACCTCTGGACCTTCGAGTACGACAACATCCCGGAGAACCTCGAGGAGGAGATGTATCGGCTCCACGAGGCGCTCGACGAGCGCCGGGAGTACGAGCGCAATCACGAGTTCTACCTCTGTGAGATCTGTTCGATTCGCTTCGAGTTCGGCGAGGCGATGGACTTCAACTTCGAGTGCCCCGAGTGTGGGTCGCCGCTCGAATCGATGGACAACAACCGACTGGTCACTGCGATGGACGACCGCCTCGACGCCCTCGAGGACGAACTCAACATCGACGCGGACGCCTGA